One Desulforhopalus sp. DNA segment encodes these proteins:
- a CDS encoding integration host factor subunit beta: MNKSDLIDALARDQNLPIKTAESILATVLDAMTETLVEGGNVEIRGFGSFTVREYQSYDGRNPKTHKIVKVKPKKLPFFKVGKELRKAVNDGKAK; the protein is encoded by the coding sequence ATGAACAAATCAGACCTGATAGACGCACTCGCAAGAGATCAAAATCTTCCTATTAAAACTGCAGAATCCATTCTCGCTACGGTCTTGGATGCCATGACAGAGACATTGGTCGAAGGCGGTAACGTAGAAATTCGTGGTTTTGGCAGTTTTACTGTGAGGGAATACCAGTCCTACGACGGCAGAAATCCTAAAACCCACAAGATAGTCAAGGTGAAGCCGAAAAAGCTCCCTTTCTTCAAGGTCGGCAAAGAACTACGTAAAGCCGTAAATGATGGAAAAGCAAAATAA